In one Dermacentor albipictus isolate Rhodes 1998 colony chromosome 4, USDA_Dalb.pri_finalv2, whole genome shotgun sequence genomic region, the following are encoded:
- the mr gene encoding anaphase-promoting complex subunit 2 isoform X1 — translation MDTQEITKDVWSIVEQHIMFHEAGESINREKFDAIVNLLQQKQLASVLTPWFLYEYEKQLRRDVIPRFWSSFKSAAKSNLKDTRVAFRRAVTELHTTIEKCQSSARFIASTQVRQGGSDATEANIVPRNSILDLVYDSLQAALKMSVPSEFNQVLLKFYSAAFRAFHRVAGEDDGNDQFECTGCELDTENCECSLLLDDFENINRKLHDLRLLDAVVRDAVSTVAYKYIEKHIQSTCRGNFESRFLDNLEKWLTTTVMEWFRLLYKYETGPETDAALRSLEDHLRYFLYDTYVMARVDQLFNIIIEFPESQAALEDLKDCLERTNLKSKVIHSLKSSMEKRLLHPGVETTQILTAYISAIKALRVLDPTGYILQLVCEPVCKYLRTREDTVRSIVSNLTDDSCAELEGELVKFTPIAVEDSFMSDDDDEDWQNWRPAPLGNEQAVQVSKGARTSDIVSMLVNIYGSKKLFASEYQVLLANRLLSGTCADTEREVRYLECLKLRFGEAQLHACEVMLRDLADSRRLNAHLASGDIPDYTEGEVDVSAIVVSAQFWPTFKDEKLVLPPPVQASLDRYTRAFETIKGNRTLQWRPNLGQVVLEIDTGTRTLQLTVSPMHATLIYHFQEKPRWTLDELSAVTQASSTLVRRKLALWQGQGILWEESPGMFTLGSHGGSTGSGSIPPQPLELDEDEEETPSAMASTQDQKESDLQIYWSYIVGMLTNLEALTLERIHTMLKMFAMQTPSTAELTAQELRHFLDGQVSKQKLLYSGGHYRLPKSDSQ, via the exons ATGGACACTCAAGAAATCACAAAAGATGTTTGGTCAATCGTTGAGCAGCACATAATGTTTCATGAG GCCGGTGAATCCATAAACCGAGAGAAGTTTGATGCTATTGTCAACTTGCTGCAACAAAAACAACTAGCTTCTGTCCTGACACCTTGGTTCTTATACGAGTACGAGAAGCAACTACGACGAGACGTCATCCCGAGGTTCTGGTCCAGCTTCAAATCCGCGGCCAAGTCGAACCTAAAGGACACCAGA GTCGCTTTTAGAAGAGCCGTCACCGAATTGCATACAACGATAGAAAAGTGCCAGTCAAGTGCCCGGTTCATCGCCTCCACGCAAGTGAGGCAAGGCGGCAGTGACGCGACAGAAGCCAACATAGTTCCTCGAAACTCTATCTTAGACTTGGTGTACGACAGCCTGCAAGCAGCGTTGAAGATGTCCGTGCCATCCGAATTCAACCAAGTCTTGCTGAAGTTTTACTCCGCTGCATTCCGGGCATTTCATCGTGTAGCAG GGGAAGATGATGGAAATGATCAATTTGAATGCACCGGATGCGAGCTGGACACTGAAAACTGTGAATGCTCACTGCTTCTTGATGACTTTGAGAACATTAACAGGAAATT GCATGATCTTCGCTTGCTAGATGCTGTCGTTCGAGATGCTGTTTCGACGGTTGCATACAAGTACATTGAAAAGCACATACAAAGCACCTGCAGGGGGAACTTCGAGAGCCGATTCTTGGATAACCTGGAGAAG TGGCTCACCACAACCGTCATGGAGTGGTTCCGATTGCTTTACAAATACGAAACTGGGCCAGAGACAGATGCAGCGCTTAGGTCTTTAGAG GACCACTTGCGGTATTTCCTGTATGACACTTATGTCATGGCACGTGTAGACCAGCTCTTCAATATTATCATAGAGTTTCCTGAATCACAAGCTGCCCTGGAAGACCTCAAGGACTGCCTTGAAAGAACAAACCTAAAGTCGAAGGTCATTCACTCTTTAAAGAGCTCCATGGAAAAGCGACTCTTGCATCCAG GAGTGGAAACAACTCAAATATTGACTGCATATATATCAGCAATCAAGGCATTGCGGGTTCTTGACCCAACAGGATACATTTTGCAACTTGTCTGTGAGCCCGTGTGCAAATACTTGAG GACACGCGAAGACACGGTGAGGTCTATAGTCTCGAACTTGACAGATGACAGCTGTGCAGAACTTGAAGGGGAGCTTGTCAAGTTCACACCGATTGCTGTTGAAGACAGCTTCATgagcgatgatgatgacgaagacTGGCAGAACTGGCGGCCAGCTCCACTTGGCAATGAGCAGG CAGTGCAGGTGTCAAAAGGTGCACGCACCTCCGATATAGTCAGTATGTTGGTGAACATCTACGGAAGCAAGAAGCTGTTTGCATCGGAATATCAG GTGCTGCTAGCCAACCGCCTGCTGTCCGGCACCTGCGCCGACACGGAGCGTGAGGTGCGTTACCTGGAGTGCCTCAAGCTACGCTTTGGCGAGGCCCAGCTGCATGCCTGTGAAGTGATGCTGAGGGACTTGGCCGACTCTCGCCGCCTCAACGCCCACCTAGCTTCTGGTGATATCCCCGACTATACCGAAGGG GAGGTCGACGTGTCCGCCATCGTGGTCTCAGCCCAATTCTGGCCAACTTTCAAGGATGAGAAGCTGGTGCTGCCACCACCTGTGCAGGCATCACTTGACCGCTACACTCGTGCCTTTGAGACAATCAAGGGCAACCGTACCTTGCAGTGGCGCCCAAACCTGGGTCAGGTCGTCCTCGAAATCGACACTGGCACTCGCACCCTGCAGCTCACTGTGTCGCCCATGCATGCCACACTCATCTACCACTTCCAGGAGAAGC CACGGTGGACGTTGGACGAGCTGAGCGCTGTGACTCAGGCATCATCAACACTCGTGCGCCGCAAACTGGCCCTGTGGCAGGGGCAGGGAATCCTGTGGGAGGAGTCGCCTGGCATGTTCACTCTGGGAAGCCATGGAGGCTCGACGGGGAGTGGCAGCATCCCACCCCAGCCGTTGGAGTTGGATGAGGATGAAGAGGAGACTCCTTCAGCCATGGCATCCACTCAAGACCAGAAGGAGAGCGACCTCCAG ATCTACTGGTCCTACATAGTAGGCATGCTGACAAACCTGGAAGCACTGACGTTGGAACGCATTCACACAATGCTCAAGATGTTTGCCATGCAGACTCCCTCAACAGCGGAGCTGACTGCACAAGAGCTGCGACATTTTCTTGATGGCCAAGTCTCCAAACAGAAGCTGCTCTATTCCGGTGGGCACTATAGGCTGCCAAAATCGGACAgccaataa
- the mr gene encoding anaphase-promoting complex subunit 2 isoform X2, with the protein MDTQEITKDVWSIVEQHIMFHEAGESINREKFDAIVNLLQQKQLASVLTPWFLYEYEKQLRRDVIPRFWSSFKSAAKSNLKDTRVAFRRAVTELHTTIEKCQSSARFIASTQVRQGGSDATEANIVPRNSILDLVYDSLQAALKMSVPSEFNQVLLKFYSAAFRAFHRVAGEDDGNDQFECTGCELDTENCECSLLLDDFENINRKLHDLRLLDAVVRDAVSTVAYKYIEKHIQSTCRGNFESRFLDNLEKWLTTTVMEWFRLLYKYETGPETDAALRSLEDHLRYFLYDTYVMARVDQLFNIIIEFPESQAALEDLKDCLERTNLKSKVIHSLKSSMEKRLLHPGVETTQILTAYISAIKALRVLDPTGYILQLVCEPVCKYLRTREDTVRSIVSNLTDDSCAELEGELVKFTPIAVEDSFMSDDDDEDWQNWRPAPLGNEQVQVSKGARTSDIVSMLVNIYGSKKLFASEYQVLLANRLLSGTCADTEREVRYLECLKLRFGEAQLHACEVMLRDLADSRRLNAHLASGDIPDYTEGEVDVSAIVVSAQFWPTFKDEKLVLPPPVQASLDRYTRAFETIKGNRTLQWRPNLGQVVLEIDTGTRTLQLTVSPMHATLIYHFQEKPRWTLDELSAVTQASSTLVRRKLALWQGQGILWEESPGMFTLGSHGGSTGSGSIPPQPLELDEDEEETPSAMASTQDQKESDLQIYWSYIVGMLTNLEALTLERIHTMLKMFAMQTPSTAELTAQELRHFLDGQVSKQKLLYSGGHYRLPKSDSQ; encoded by the exons ATGGACACTCAAGAAATCACAAAAGATGTTTGGTCAATCGTTGAGCAGCACATAATGTTTCATGAG GCCGGTGAATCCATAAACCGAGAGAAGTTTGATGCTATTGTCAACTTGCTGCAACAAAAACAACTAGCTTCTGTCCTGACACCTTGGTTCTTATACGAGTACGAGAAGCAACTACGACGAGACGTCATCCCGAGGTTCTGGTCCAGCTTCAAATCCGCGGCCAAGTCGAACCTAAAGGACACCAGA GTCGCTTTTAGAAGAGCCGTCACCGAATTGCATACAACGATAGAAAAGTGCCAGTCAAGTGCCCGGTTCATCGCCTCCACGCAAGTGAGGCAAGGCGGCAGTGACGCGACAGAAGCCAACATAGTTCCTCGAAACTCTATCTTAGACTTGGTGTACGACAGCCTGCAAGCAGCGTTGAAGATGTCCGTGCCATCCGAATTCAACCAAGTCTTGCTGAAGTTTTACTCCGCTGCATTCCGGGCATTTCATCGTGTAGCAG GGGAAGATGATGGAAATGATCAATTTGAATGCACCGGATGCGAGCTGGACACTGAAAACTGTGAATGCTCACTGCTTCTTGATGACTTTGAGAACATTAACAGGAAATT GCATGATCTTCGCTTGCTAGATGCTGTCGTTCGAGATGCTGTTTCGACGGTTGCATACAAGTACATTGAAAAGCACATACAAAGCACCTGCAGGGGGAACTTCGAGAGCCGATTCTTGGATAACCTGGAGAAG TGGCTCACCACAACCGTCATGGAGTGGTTCCGATTGCTTTACAAATACGAAACTGGGCCAGAGACAGATGCAGCGCTTAGGTCTTTAGAG GACCACTTGCGGTATTTCCTGTATGACACTTATGTCATGGCACGTGTAGACCAGCTCTTCAATATTATCATAGAGTTTCCTGAATCACAAGCTGCCCTGGAAGACCTCAAGGACTGCCTTGAAAGAACAAACCTAAAGTCGAAGGTCATTCACTCTTTAAAGAGCTCCATGGAAAAGCGACTCTTGCATCCAG GAGTGGAAACAACTCAAATATTGACTGCATATATATCAGCAATCAAGGCATTGCGGGTTCTTGACCCAACAGGATACATTTTGCAACTTGTCTGTGAGCCCGTGTGCAAATACTTGAG GACACGCGAAGACACGGTGAGGTCTATAGTCTCGAACTTGACAGATGACAGCTGTGCAGAACTTGAAGGGGAGCTTGTCAAGTTCACACCGATTGCTGTTGAAGACAGCTTCATgagcgatgatgatgacgaagacTGGCAGAACTGGCGGCCAGCTCCACTTGGCAATGAGCAGG TGCAGGTGTCAAAAGGTGCACGCACCTCCGATATAGTCAGTATGTTGGTGAACATCTACGGAAGCAAGAAGCTGTTTGCATCGGAATATCAG GTGCTGCTAGCCAACCGCCTGCTGTCCGGCACCTGCGCCGACACGGAGCGTGAGGTGCGTTACCTGGAGTGCCTCAAGCTACGCTTTGGCGAGGCCCAGCTGCATGCCTGTGAAGTGATGCTGAGGGACTTGGCCGACTCTCGCCGCCTCAACGCCCACCTAGCTTCTGGTGATATCCCCGACTATACCGAAGGG GAGGTCGACGTGTCCGCCATCGTGGTCTCAGCCCAATTCTGGCCAACTTTCAAGGATGAGAAGCTGGTGCTGCCACCACCTGTGCAGGCATCACTTGACCGCTACACTCGTGCCTTTGAGACAATCAAGGGCAACCGTACCTTGCAGTGGCGCCCAAACCTGGGTCAGGTCGTCCTCGAAATCGACACTGGCACTCGCACCCTGCAGCTCACTGTGTCGCCCATGCATGCCACACTCATCTACCACTTCCAGGAGAAGC CACGGTGGACGTTGGACGAGCTGAGCGCTGTGACTCAGGCATCATCAACACTCGTGCGCCGCAAACTGGCCCTGTGGCAGGGGCAGGGAATCCTGTGGGAGGAGTCGCCTGGCATGTTCACTCTGGGAAGCCATGGAGGCTCGACGGGGAGTGGCAGCATCCCACCCCAGCCGTTGGAGTTGGATGAGGATGAAGAGGAGACTCCTTCAGCCATGGCATCCACTCAAGACCAGAAGGAGAGCGACCTCCAG ATCTACTGGTCCTACATAGTAGGCATGCTGACAAACCTGGAAGCACTGACGTTGGAACGCATTCACACAATGCTCAAGATGTTTGCCATGCAGACTCCCTCAACAGCGGAGCTGACTGCACAAGAGCTGCGACATTTTCTTGATGGCCAAGTCTCCAAACAGAAGCTGCTCTATTCCGGTGGGCACTATAGGCTGCCAAAATCGGACAgccaataa
- the SNRPG gene encoding probable small nuclear ribonucleoprotein G, whose protein sequence is MSKAHPPELKKYMDKKLSLRLNGSRVVTGILRGFDPFMNLVLDETVEETKGGEKHNIGMVVVRGNSIVLLESQDRIG, encoded by the exons ATGAGCAAGGCGCATCCTCCAGAGCTGAAGAA gTACATGGACAAGAAGCTGTCAT TGAGGCTCAATGGCAGCCGTGTCGTCACCGGAATCCTGCGTGGTTTTGATCCATTCATGAACCTCGTCCTCGATGAGACTGTTGAGGAAACAAAGGGAGGAGAGAAGCACAACATTGGTATGGTG GTTGTCAGGGGAAACAGCATCGTCCTCCTTGAAAGTCAAGACAGAATAGGCTGA